In Macaca nemestrina isolate mMacNem1 chromosome 11, mMacNem.hap1, whole genome shotgun sequence, a single window of DNA contains:
- the LOC105473859 gene encoding atypical chemokine receptor 3 isoform X1, which translates to MGRKRLVQAPRGKQVIGLPALSTMDLHVFDYSEPGNFSDISWPCNSSDCIVVDTVMCPNMPNKSVLLYTLAFIYIFIFVIGMIANSVVVWVNIQAKTTGYDTHCYILNLAIADLWVVLTIPVWVVSLVQHNQWPMGELTCKVTHLIFSINLFGSIFFLTCMSVDRYLSITYFTNTSSSRKKMVRRVVCVLVWLLAFCVSLPDTYYLKTVTSASNNETYCRSFYPEHSIKEWLIGMELVSVVLGFAVPFSVIAVFYFLLARAISASGDQEKHSSRKIIFSYVVVFLVCWLPYHVAVLLDIFSILHYIPFTCRLEHALFTALHVTQCLSLVHCCVNPVLYSFINRNYRYELMKAFIFKYSAKTGLTKLIDASRVSETEYSALEQSTK; encoded by the exons ATGGGAAGGAAGAGGCTGGTCCAGGCCCCTAGAGGAAAGCAG GTCATTGGATTGCCCGCCCTCAGCACGATGGATCTGCATGTCTTCGACTACTCGGAGCCAGGGAACTTCTCGGACATCAGCTGGCCATGCAACAGCAGCGACTGCATCGTGGTGGACACGGTGATGTGCCCCAACATGCCCAACAAAAGTGTCCTGCTCTACACACTCGccttcatttacattttcatctTTGTCATCGGCATGATTGCCAACTCCGTGGTGGTCTGGGTGAACATCCAGGCCAAGACCACAGGCTACGACACGCACTGCTACATCCTGAACCTGGCCATCGCCGACCTGTGGGTTGTCCTTACCATCCCAGTCTGGGTGGTCAGCCTCGTGCAGCACAACCAGTGGCCCATGGGGGAGCTCACGTGCAAGGTCACACACCTCATCTTCTCCATCAACCTCTTCGGCAGCATCTTCTTCCTCACGTGCATGAGCGTGGACCGCTACCTCTCCATCACCTACTTCACCAACACCTCCAGCAGCAGGAAGAAGATGGTACGCCGTGTCGTCTGCGTCCTGGTGTGGCTGCTGGCCTTCTGCGTGTCTCTGCCAGACACCTACTACCTGAAGACCGTCACGTCTGCGTCCAACAATGAAACCTACTGCCGGTCCTTCTACCCTGAGCACAGCATCAAGGAGTGGCTGATCGGCATGGAGCTGGTCTCTGTGGTCTTGGGCTTCGCCGTTCCCTTTTCCGTCATCGCTGTCTTCTACTTCCTGCTGGCCAGAGCCATCTCGGCGTCAGGTGACCAGGAGAAGCACAGCAGCCGGAAGATCATCTTCTCCTACGTGGTGGTCTTCCTCGTCTGCTGGCTGCCCTACCACGTGGCGGTGCTGCTGGACATCTTCTCGATCCTGCACTACATCCCTTTCACCTGCCGGCTGGAGCACGCCCTCTTCACAGCCCTGCACGTCACACAGTGCCTGTCGCTGGTGCACTGCTGCGTTAACCCTGTCCTCTACAGCTTCATCAATCGCAACTACAGGTACGAGCTGATGAAGGCCTTCATCTTCAAATACTCAGCCAAAACCGGGCTCACCAAGCTCATCGATGCCTCCAGAGTCTCGGAAACGGAGTACTCTGCCTTGGAGCAGAGCACCAAATGA
- the LOC105473859 gene encoding atypical chemokine receptor 3 isoform X2, producing MDLHVFDYSEPGNFSDISWPCNSSDCIVVDTVMCPNMPNKSVLLYTLAFIYIFIFVIGMIANSVVVWVNIQAKTTGYDTHCYILNLAIADLWVVLTIPVWVVSLVQHNQWPMGELTCKVTHLIFSINLFGSIFFLTCMSVDRYLSITYFTNTSSSRKKMVRRVVCVLVWLLAFCVSLPDTYYLKTVTSASNNETYCRSFYPEHSIKEWLIGMELVSVVLGFAVPFSVIAVFYFLLARAISASGDQEKHSSRKIIFSYVVVFLVCWLPYHVAVLLDIFSILHYIPFTCRLEHALFTALHVTQCLSLVHCCVNPVLYSFINRNYRYELMKAFIFKYSAKTGLTKLIDASRVSETEYSALEQSTK from the coding sequence ATGGATCTGCATGTCTTCGACTACTCGGAGCCAGGGAACTTCTCGGACATCAGCTGGCCATGCAACAGCAGCGACTGCATCGTGGTGGACACGGTGATGTGCCCCAACATGCCCAACAAAAGTGTCCTGCTCTACACACTCGccttcatttacattttcatctTTGTCATCGGCATGATTGCCAACTCCGTGGTGGTCTGGGTGAACATCCAGGCCAAGACCACAGGCTACGACACGCACTGCTACATCCTGAACCTGGCCATCGCCGACCTGTGGGTTGTCCTTACCATCCCAGTCTGGGTGGTCAGCCTCGTGCAGCACAACCAGTGGCCCATGGGGGAGCTCACGTGCAAGGTCACACACCTCATCTTCTCCATCAACCTCTTCGGCAGCATCTTCTTCCTCACGTGCATGAGCGTGGACCGCTACCTCTCCATCACCTACTTCACCAACACCTCCAGCAGCAGGAAGAAGATGGTACGCCGTGTCGTCTGCGTCCTGGTGTGGCTGCTGGCCTTCTGCGTGTCTCTGCCAGACACCTACTACCTGAAGACCGTCACGTCTGCGTCCAACAATGAAACCTACTGCCGGTCCTTCTACCCTGAGCACAGCATCAAGGAGTGGCTGATCGGCATGGAGCTGGTCTCTGTGGTCTTGGGCTTCGCCGTTCCCTTTTCCGTCATCGCTGTCTTCTACTTCCTGCTGGCCAGAGCCATCTCGGCGTCAGGTGACCAGGAGAAGCACAGCAGCCGGAAGATCATCTTCTCCTACGTGGTGGTCTTCCTCGTCTGCTGGCTGCCCTACCACGTGGCGGTGCTGCTGGACATCTTCTCGATCCTGCACTACATCCCTTTCACCTGCCGGCTGGAGCACGCCCTCTTCACAGCCCTGCACGTCACACAGTGCCTGTCGCTGGTGCACTGCTGCGTTAACCCTGTCCTCTACAGCTTCATCAATCGCAACTACAGGTACGAGCTGATGAAGGCCTTCATCTTCAAATACTCAGCCAAAACCGGGCTCACCAAGCTCATCGATGCCTCCAGAGTCTCGGAAACGGAGTACTCTGCCTTGGAGCAGAGCACCAAATGA